A region of Reichenbachiella carrageenanivorans DNA encodes the following proteins:
- the hflX gene encoding GTPase HflX, whose amino-acid sequence MGDYYETKKEIEKAVLVAVSPKRQSDEKTEEYLDELEFLAETLGIETKKSFVQKLDKPDIRSFVGKGKLEEIITYVKDQEIDVVIFDDDLTPSQLRNLERDLEVKIYDRSLLILDIFLKRAQTSQAKTQVELARYQYLMPRLTRMWTHLERQRGGTGTRGGAGEKEIETDRRMIRDQISVLKKKLEKIDRQGETRRKARANVVRVALVGYTNVGKSTIMNLLSKGDIYAKDELFATVDSTVRKVVINTVPFLLSDTVGFIRKLPHNLIESFKSTLDEVREADVLLHVVDISHASFEEQMQVVNDTLEELGAADKEMIVVYNKIDQLTSPDEGEEFDFVAGIDTTAKNKTNIFISAVEKTNAAEFRKVIFEKVKNHHMKIYPNYLAPEYY is encoded by the coding sequence ATGGGAGATTATTACGAAACCAAGAAGGAAATAGAGAAAGCCGTACTCGTTGCGGTTTCTCCAAAAAGACAATCGGACGAGAAGACCGAAGAGTATCTGGATGAGCTGGAATTTCTAGCCGAAACTTTGGGTATTGAAACCAAAAAGTCTTTTGTGCAAAAACTCGACAAACCCGATATCAGAAGTTTTGTGGGAAAGGGCAAACTGGAGGAGATCATCACTTATGTGAAAGATCAAGAGATTGATGTCGTCATCTTTGATGATGACCTTACACCTTCTCAGTTGCGAAACTTAGAGCGAGATTTAGAAGTCAAAATCTACGACAGGAGTTTGCTGATACTTGATATTTTTCTAAAGCGAGCACAGACCTCTCAAGCCAAAACTCAAGTGGAACTTGCTAGGTATCAATACCTGATGCCAAGGCTAACCAGAATGTGGACTCACCTTGAGCGGCAACGTGGAGGAACAGGAACTCGTGGAGGAGCAGGAGAGAAAGAAATCGAAACGGACAGACGAATGATTCGAGATCAAATCTCTGTGTTGAAAAAGAAATTAGAAAAAATTGATAGACAAGGGGAAACTAGAAGGAAAGCTCGGGCCAATGTGGTGCGAGTGGCTCTGGTCGGTTATACCAATGTAGGTAAGTCTACCATTATGAATTTGCTATCTAAGGGCGATATCTATGCCAAAGACGAACTATTTGCTACGGTAGACTCTACTGTTCGTAAGGTCGTCATTAATACCGTCCCGTTTTTGCTTTCTGATACTGTTGGTTTTATCAGGAAACTGCCTCACAATTTGATTGAATCATTCAAATCTACGCTGGACGAAGTTCGTGAAGCGGATGTCTTGCTACATGTAGTAGACATCTCCCACGCCTCTTTTGAGGAACAAATGCAGGTCGTTAACGATACTTTGGAAGAATTAGGTGCTGCGGATAAGGAAATGATTGTGGTCTATAATAAAATAGACCAACTGACCTCACCAGATGAAGGCGAAGAGTTTGATTTTGTGGCTGGTATCGACACTACTGCGAAGAATAAGACGAATATATTTATATCTGCCGTTGAAAAAACCAATGCAGCAGAATTTAGAAAGGTGATTTTTGAGAAAGTCAAAAATCACCATATGAAAATATATCCTAATTATTTAGCACCAGAGTACTATTAG
- a CDS encoding geranylgeranylglycerol-phosphate geranylgeranyltransferase, which translates to MQSRSHIQLLVDALRLSRFNNLIIIFITQYAGSIFLLNHNEPAWYVLGDFRFFVLVLSTVIIAAAGYYINDYYDIKIDLINKPSKVIVGHTIKRRPVMIAHTTLNAIGILLGSMVSLWIGFVHLVCAFLLWWYSNQLKRLPFVGNFVVAALTATTLLVLLVYYHSVDLLTMVYALFAFGITLIREIIKDIEDVEGDASYGGLTLPVWLGIRRTKWILFILIIPFVSSLVVFLLRVQNQYLLYYFGLLAVPFLHFLYRFAYADTKKHFSYLSRYCKWLIIAGIFSMAILKL; encoded by the coding sequence ATGCAAAGTAGGTCCCATATTCAGTTGTTAGTAGATGCACTAAGGCTGAGCCGGTTCAACAATCTTATTATTATTTTCATTACCCAATATGCAGGGTCTATATTTCTTTTAAATCATAATGAGCCAGCTTGGTATGTGCTGGGCGATTTCCGTTTTTTTGTATTGGTATTGAGCACTGTTATTATAGCGGCTGCTGGTTATTACATCAATGATTATTACGACATCAAAATAGACTTGATCAATAAGCCTAGCAAAGTCATTGTGGGACATACCATTAAGCGGCGACCAGTTATGATTGCACACACCACGCTCAATGCGATCGGCATTCTATTAGGTTCGATGGTATCGCTGTGGATTGGATTTGTCCATTTGGTTTGTGCTTTTTTATTGTGGTGGTATTCTAATCAACTCAAGAGATTGCCTTTTGTGGGCAATTTTGTAGTGGCGGCACTTACAGCAACTACACTTCTGGTCTTATTGGTTTATTACCATTCGGTGGATTTACTTACTATGGTTTATGCCTTATTCGCTTTTGGCATCACCCTCATTAGGGAAATCATTAAAGACATAGAGGATGTGGAGGGAGATGCTAGCTATGGGGGGCTTACGCTTCCGGTATGGCTAGGTATCCGAAGAACAAAATGGATTTTATTTATTCTTATCATACCATTTGTCTCCAGTCTGGTGGTCTTTTTACTGAGGGTGCAGAACCAATACCTTCTTTATTATTTCGGTTTACTAGCTGTGCCTTTTCTGCATTTTCTTTACCGGTTCGCCTATGCGGATACTAAAAAACATTTTAGCTACCTCAGTAGGTATTGCAAATGGCTTATCATTGCAGGTATCTTTAGTATGGCGATTTTAAAACTGTAG
- a CDS encoding Rod shape-determining protein MreD, with protein sequence MNRFNVFGGLIRAILLILTQVILFKNLVLFDSAFCFAYILVLLMIPMDTNGVVQLLVGFAVGMIVDSFYNTLGIHAAASVLLVYVRIYWSQVMTPSGGYDSGPKINVRTQGLVWFLTYAYPLILIHALLLFFVEAAGFNLFWQTLTKAFYSSIFTLIVVLIIQYLFYKKMK encoded by the coding sequence ATGAATAGATTCAACGTTTTCGGAGGATTGATTAGAGCTATTTTGCTCATTTTGACACAAGTGATTTTGTTTAAAAACCTAGTGCTATTCGATAGTGCATTCTGTTTTGCTTATATATTGGTACTGCTTATGATTCCTATGGATACCAATGGGGTCGTACAGCTCTTAGTAGGTTTTGCTGTGGGTATGATAGTGGATTCATTTTACAATACGCTTGGAATACATGCAGCAGCCAGTGTGCTGCTAGTCTATGTGAGAATCTATTGGTCACAGGTCATGACACCTAGTGGAGGATATGACTCAGGCCCGAAAATCAACGTAAGAACACAGGGATTGGTGTGGTTTCTGACTTATGCATACCCATTGATTCTAATACATGCCTTGCTTTTATTTTTTGTAGAAGCTGCAGGATTCAACCTTTTTTGGCAAACCCTGACCAAAGCTTTCTATAGCTCTATTTTCACACTTATTGTTGTGTTGATTATTCAGTATTTATTTTATAAGAAGATGAAATAG
- a CDS encoding FISUMP domain-containing protein has translation MKLIFTLLTIFSFSFCAVAQEMGSMTDSRDGNVYKTALLKIELEGGIFIEREWMAENLNFASEGSVCYKNYPAYCGKFGRLYNWVDAKTACPEGWHLSTELEWQELMLNYGGYKTAAKELKEGGISNLNILMGGFSNVEGQFSDIGKTAHLWDAELGDKKTAGLISLYADYDEVAHDVISARNMNSCRCVKDY, from the coding sequence ATGAAATTAATCTTTACTTTACTTACCATTTTTTCATTTTCATTCTGCGCTGTAGCCCAAGAAATGGGGTCTATGACTGATTCTCGAGATGGAAACGTTTACAAAACCGCTTTGCTTAAAATTGAGCTAGAAGGTGGCATTTTTATCGAAAGAGAATGGATGGCTGAAAATTTGAACTTCGCATCTGAAGGATCTGTTTGTTATAAAAACTATCCTGCTTACTGTGGAAAATTCGGGCGGCTCTACAATTGGGTAGATGCCAAAACCGCTTGTCCAGAAGGATGGCACTTATCTACTGAACTCGAATGGCAAGAGCTGATGCTCAACTATGGTGGCTATAAGACCGCTGCAAAAGAGTTGAAAGAAGGCGGAATCAGCAATTTGAATATATTGATGGGAGGCTTTTCAAATGTGGAAGGACAATTCAGTGATATAGGAAAAACCGCTCACCTATGGGATGCCGAGCTTGGCGATAAAAAAACCGCTGGCCTTATCTCTCTCTATGCTGACTACGACGAAGTAGCACATGATGTGATCAGCGCTCGAAACATGAACAGCTGTCGCTGTGTAAAGGATTACTAA
- a CDS encoding polysaccharide biosynthesis/export family protein → MFKLNNDFTEQDLSSAINHAERNYVIQVNDLLSLDVFTNDGERIVDPNNELQEGMQRMQGKPTFQYLVKTDGTVKFPIVGQVKIDSLTLDQAESILQKKYDDFYKQSFVKLQFANKRVVVLGATVAGGQIIPLTNENVSLVEVLAMAGGLDINSKAQNIKVIRGNLSDPEVYQINLSTVSGMKQSMLDIEPGDIIYIEPWKRPFFDATKDITPILSLLSSTLALVLVLQNL, encoded by the coding sequence ATGTTCAAATTGAATAATGACTTCACCGAGCAAGATTTGTCTTCTGCGATCAACCATGCCGAAAGAAACTATGTGATCCAAGTGAACGACTTGCTTTCCCTCGATGTTTTCACCAATGATGGCGAAAGAATTGTAGATCCTAACAACGAATTGCAAGAAGGAATGCAAAGAATGCAAGGCAAACCTACCTTTCAATATTTAGTAAAAACCGACGGTACAGTAAAATTTCCCATCGTAGGTCAGGTCAAAATAGACAGCCTCACGCTCGACCAAGCGGAGTCTATACTTCAGAAGAAGTATGATGATTTTTACAAACAGTCCTTTGTAAAATTACAATTTGCCAACAAGCGCGTGGTCGTCCTAGGTGCCACTGTAGCTGGCGGACAAATCATTCCTCTGACAAATGAAAATGTGTCGTTAGTAGAAGTACTCGCTATGGCTGGTGGTTTAGATATAAACTCCAAAGCCCAAAACATCAAAGTAATCCGAGGCAACTTATCTGACCCAGAAGTGTATCAGATCAATCTATCCACTGTCTCAGGCATGAAACAATCCATGCTAGACATAGAGCCAGGAGACATCATATATATAGAACCCTGGAAACGACCATTCTTTGATGCGACCAAAGACATTACTCCTATCCTAAGTTTACTTAGCAGCACACTTGCGCTAGTTTTAGTACTGCAAAATTTATAA
- a CDS encoding glycosyltransferase family 4 protein: protein MKVAITLNTSWNIYNFRLGLIRALLDAGHEVVAIAPKDDFSDKLEENGCTFVPIQMENTGSNPWHDYQLYRQLKKVYRIHRPTIIFHFTIKPNIYGTLAAHVLGIPVINNVSGLGTVFLSNGLASTVAKKLYRWAFSHAHLVFFQNADDRETFLTEISLPQLPTELVPGSGINLSSFQPYPLPEVSAPVFLMVARLIIDKGVNEYIEAAKMTLKKHPLAKFQLLGKLDPDHARGIPATTIEEAVQAGVIEYLGETEDVKLFLEKATCVVLPSYREGTPRTMLEAAACGRPVITTDVPGCREVVINGQTGLLCEVKSAEDLHKKMEKIGAMSHHELEIWGRNGRQLIEDKFDEQIVVCQYLKHASNIINQLSSE from the coding sequence ATGAAAGTCGCTATTACCCTCAATACTTCTTGGAATATTTACAATTTTCGGCTGGGTTTGATTCGAGCATTACTCGATGCTGGTCACGAGGTAGTCGCTATAGCACCCAAAGACGATTTTTCGGATAAATTAGAGGAAAATGGCTGCACATTCGTGCCTATTCAGATGGAAAATACAGGATCGAATCCATGGCACGATTATCAACTTTATCGACAGTTAAAAAAAGTATATCGTATACATCGCCCTACTATCATATTTCATTTCACTATCAAACCCAATATCTATGGCACGCTTGCCGCACATGTACTTGGCATACCCGTAATCAACAATGTCAGTGGGCTTGGTACCGTTTTCCTTTCTAACGGACTGGCCTCTACCGTAGCCAAAAAACTCTACCGTTGGGCTTTTTCACACGCTCATCTCGTTTTTTTTCAAAACGCAGACGACCGAGAAACTTTTCTTACGGAAATCTCTTTACCACAATTACCCACCGAACTGGTTCCTGGCTCGGGCATCAACCTATCCTCCTTCCAGCCCTATCCTCTACCGGAAGTTTCAGCACCCGTATTTCTCATGGTGGCAAGGCTCATTATCGACAAAGGCGTCAATGAATATATTGAAGCTGCTAAAATGACACTAAAAAAACACCCGCTGGCCAAGTTTCAACTATTAGGCAAGCTAGACCCAGACCATGCCAGAGGCATACCTGCCACGACTATCGAAGAGGCCGTACAAGCTGGTGTCATTGAATACCTAGGAGAAACCGAAGATGTGAAGCTTTTCTTAGAAAAAGCTACTTGTGTTGTACTGCCTTCGTATAGAGAAGGTACGCCACGGACCATGCTAGAAGCCGCCGCGTGTGGCCGCCCTGTAATCACTACAGATGTCCCTGGCTGTAGAGAGGTAGTAATCAATGGACAAACTGGCCTATTATGTGAAGTAAAAAGCGCAGAAGATTTACACAAAAAAATGGAAAAAATTGGAGCAATGAGTCATCATGAACTCGAAATTTGGGGACGCAATGGTCGGCAACTAATAGAGGATAAATTCGATGAACAAATAGTAGTTTGCCAATATTTAAAGCATGCTTCCAATATTATAAATCAATTATCATCTGAATAA
- the purN gene encoding phosphoribosylglycinamide formyltransferase: MKRLAIFASGSGSNAEQITNHFHNQGLDVCVELIMTNKPDAYVLARAKKLGVESQVFNRDTFYHSNDVIALLQDRKIDLVVLAGFLWLVPQALISAFPDRIINIHPALLPKYGGKGMYGSNVHKAVVANKETESGITIHLVDEIYDNGTILRQEKCEVSSADTAEQVAQKIHRLEYEYFPLTIEEYLAKI, from the coding sequence ATGAAAAGACTAGCAATATTTGCCTCAGGTAGTGGCTCCAATGCCGAACAGATTACCAATCATTTTCATAACCAAGGGTTGGATGTCTGTGTGGAGCTGATCATGACAAACAAGCCAGATGCCTATGTTTTAGCCCGCGCCAAAAAACTAGGGGTAGAGTCCCAAGTTTTCAATAGAGATACTTTTTATCATTCTAATGATGTAATAGCATTGCTGCAAGACCGAAAAATTGATTTGGTTGTATTAGCAGGCTTTCTTTGGCTGGTACCTCAGGCTTTGATTTCCGCTTTTCCAGATAGGATCATCAACATTCACCCAGCCTTGCTGCCCAAGTATGGGGGCAAAGGCATGTATGGCTCCAATGTGCACAAAGCAGTGGTGGCCAATAAAGAAACCGAATCAGGAATCACGATTCATTTGGTAGATGAGATCTATGATAATGGCACTATTCTTCGTCAAGAAAAATGTGAGGTGTCTTCTGCCGACACGGCCGAACAAGTGGCTCAAAAGATACATCGATTGGAATATGAATATTTCCCCCTCACTATAGAAGAATACTTAGCTAAAATTTGA
- a CDS encoding rod shape-determining protein, with protein MGIFDFFSSDIAIDLGTANTLIISKGEVVVDEPSIIAIDKAKNKVLAIGAEAMQMHEKTHESIKTIRPLKDGVIADFQAAESMIRGMIKMIDKDKRRLFPASHRMIICIPSGITEVEKRAVRDSAEHAGAKEVFMIHEPIAAAIGIGIDIERPDGSMIVDIGGGTTEIAVIALSGIVCDQSIRVAGDAFNKDILDYMRRQHNLLIGERTAEKVKIQVGSALTELDDGPEDFDIRGRDLMTGIPKVIKLSYSEVAFAIDKSVSKIEEAVLKALEIAPPELSADIYDNGIYLTGGGALLRGLDKRLGMKTKLPIHIAEDPLKAVVRGTGKALKELERYRAVLMQ; from the coding sequence ATGGGAATATTTGATTTTTTCTCGAGTGATATTGCGATCGATTTGGGTACGGCAAATACCCTGATCATCAGTAAGGGTGAGGTCGTCGTAGACGAACCTTCTATTATTGCCATAGATAAGGCGAAAAATAAAGTGTTGGCGATTGGGGCTGAAGCCATGCAAATGCATGAAAAAACCCACGAGAGCATCAAAACTATTCGCCCACTCAAAGATGGTGTTATTGCCGATTTTCAAGCTGCCGAATCTATGATTCGAGGCATGATCAAAATGATCGACAAAGACAAGAGAAGGCTATTCCCAGCTTCTCATCGAATGATCATTTGTATCCCTTCGGGAATCACAGAAGTAGAAAAAAGAGCCGTTCGAGATTCAGCAGAGCATGCTGGAGCCAAAGAAGTATTTATGATTCACGAGCCTATCGCAGCAGCGATTGGTATCGGTATCGATATCGAGCGACCAGATGGTAGCATGATTGTCGATATAGGAGGTGGTACCACAGAGATCGCAGTCATTGCTTTGTCGGGAATCGTGTGTGATCAGTCTATTCGAGTAGCAGGAGATGCTTTCAACAAAGATATTCTCGACTATATGAGAAGACAGCACAATTTGTTGATCGGAGAGCGTACGGCAGAGAAAGTGAAGATTCAAGTAGGCTCAGCACTCACCGAGCTAGACGATGGCCCAGAGGATTTCGATATCCGAGGTAGAGATTTAATGACGGGTATTCCTAAGGTGATCAAATTATCTTATTCAGAAGTAGCTTTTGCGATTGATAAATCAGTTTCTAAAATTGAAGAAGCGGTACTCAAAGCACTAGAGATAGCACCACCAGAATTGTCCGCAGATATTTATGACAATGGCATTTATTTGACTGGTGGAGGGGCCTTGCTCAGAGGCCTCGACAAAAGATTGGGGATGAAAACCAAATTGCCAATTCACATTGCCGAAGATCCATTGAAGGCGGTAGTTCGAGGTACAGGAAAAGCATTGAAGGAATTGGAGCGTTACCGTGCCGTATTAATGCAGTAA
- the purH gene encoding bifunctional phosphoribosylaminoimidazolecarboxamide formyltransferase/IMP cyclohydrolase, which translates to MGSKKIKSALISVFHKDNLDNIVKVLAANDVTIYSTGGTQKFIEDLDIAVTPVEDLTAYPSIFSGRVKTLHPKIFGGILNRRDNTSDQEEKAAHDIPDIDLVIVDLYPFEATVASGASEADIIEKIDIGGISLIRGAAKNFNDVLIVSSMEQYEEVLGMLDSQDCETSLEQRKSFACKAFDISSHYDSAIFNYFNREQDEPSFKQSVRQAQSLRYGENPHQNGSFYGDLNELFEQLNGKELSYNNLVDVDAAVSLIREFEGEIAFAIIKHTNACGVAKGTDVKEAYLKALSSDNVSAFGGVLITNSPVDLAAAEEINKLFCEVLIAPSYDDEALKLLQSKKNRVILKIKDLAPNPVQFKSLLNGVIVQDADLKTDVKEDLTTVTKKAPTAAQIEAMLLASKICKHTKSNTIVFSNNDMMLSSGTGQTSRVDALNQAIEKAASFGMDLKGAVMASDAFFPFPDCVEIAHKAGIAAVIQPGGSIKDQLSIDYCDEVDMAMVMTGTRHFKH; encoded by the coding sequence ATGGGATCAAAAAAAATTAAGTCAGCACTTATTTCTGTCTTTCATAAAGACAATTTAGACAATATTGTAAAAGTATTAGCCGCCAACGATGTAACGATCTATTCTACTGGCGGAACACAAAAATTTATTGAAGATTTAGACATCGCTGTCACGCCTGTAGAGGATCTGACCGCCTATCCTTCGATCTTCTCTGGCCGAGTCAAAACCCTACATCCAAAAATATTCGGTGGTATCCTCAACCGAAGAGACAATACGAGCGACCAAGAAGAAAAGGCGGCTCACGATATTCCCGATATCGATTTGGTGATTGTAGACTTGTACCCATTCGAGGCTACTGTAGCTTCTGGTGCGAGCGAAGCAGACATTATTGAAAAGATAGACATTGGAGGTATTTCACTCATTAGAGGAGCTGCTAAAAATTTTAATGACGTACTGATCGTATCTTCTATGGAGCAATACGAAGAAGTACTCGGTATGCTAGATTCACAAGATTGTGAGACCTCACTAGAGCAACGTAAGTCATTTGCCTGCAAGGCTTTTGACATTTCATCACATTATGATTCTGCTATTTTTAATTATTTCAATAGAGAGCAGGATGAGCCGTCATTCAAACAAAGTGTAAGACAGGCACAGTCACTCAGATATGGTGAAAACCCTCATCAAAACGGTAGCTTTTATGGCGATTTGAATGAATTATTTGAGCAGCTCAATGGCAAGGAGTTGTCTTACAACAATTTGGTAGACGTAGACGCAGCTGTTTCCCTAATTAGAGAGTTTGAAGGAGAGATAGCATTTGCCATTATCAAGCACACCAATGCCTGTGGGGTAGCCAAAGGTACAGATGTAAAAGAGGCTTATTTGAAAGCCTTGTCTTCCGACAATGTATCCGCATTTGGAGGTGTATTGATTACGAATAGCCCAGTGGATTTGGCAGCAGCCGAAGAGATCAACAAGTTGTTTTGCGAGGTGCTGATTGCGCCTAGTTATGACGATGAAGCACTCAAGCTTTTGCAGTCTAAAAAGAATCGAGTGATCTTGAAAATAAAAGACTTGGCTCCTAACCCTGTACAGTTCAAATCTTTGCTCAATGGTGTGATTGTGCAAGATGCAGATTTGAAAACAGATGTAAAAGAAGACCTGACTACAGTCACAAAGAAAGCCCCTACAGCAGCGCAAATCGAAGCGATGCTATTGGCTTCAAAAATATGTAAACATACCAAGTCTAATACCATCGTATTTAGCAACAATGACATGATGCTTTCGAGTGGCACGGGACAAACCAGCCGAGTAGATGCGCTCAACCAAGCGATCGAAAAAGCAGCCAGTTTCGGAATGGACTTAAAGGGTGCAGTAATGGCATCAGATGCTTTTTTTCCATTCCCTGATTGTGTAGAGATTGCTCATAAAGCAGGTATTGCTGCAGTGATTCAACCAGGCGGATCAATCAAAGATCAATTGTCTATTGATTATTGTGATGAGGTGGATATGGCAATGGTTATGACAGGGACTCGTCATTTCAAACACTAA
- the mreC gene encoding rod shape-determining protein MreC: MERLFQFLYKYRTFILLVVLEGICFWIIVQSNSYQGAKYYTTSNQFVASINAASDQVGDFIHLPDQNKQLAEENARLRQRLLLLSDSMYMTKFLLDSSHLGIEAKVIDNSLFLRNNYLTINKGAEQGVRKGMGVVGSDGVVGQVMHTSKNYATVISVLHGKSMISAHHRPTRTLCSVVWKGENPLYADLEYLPRHIPIMVGDSVSTSGYNSTYPEDQMIGIVSEVHLDDDATFYRAKIKLSTNFYTIDHVYMLDLVGQEEIDSLNVKIDQQYE, encoded by the coding sequence ATGGAAAGACTCTTCCAGTTTCTATATAAGTATAGGACTTTCATTCTGTTAGTCGTGCTGGAAGGAATCTGTTTTTGGATCATAGTCCAATCTAATAGCTATCAAGGGGCCAAATATTATACAACTTCCAATCAATTTGTTGCGAGTATCAATGCAGCCTCAGATCAGGTAGGAGATTTTATCCATTTACCTGACCAAAACAAGCAATTAGCAGAAGAAAATGCCCGGCTCAGGCAGCGCTTATTGTTGCTCTCGGATTCGATGTATATGACCAAGTTTTTGTTAGATTCTAGTCACTTGGGTATCGAAGCCAAAGTCATCGACAATTCCCTTTTCTTAAGAAACAACTACCTCACGATCAACAAAGGAGCTGAACAAGGGGTAAGAAAGGGCATGGGAGTAGTAGGATCGGATGGGGTAGTGGGTCAGGTCATGCATACATCAAAAAATTATGCAACGGTGATTTCTGTTTTGCATGGCAAATCCATGATCTCTGCTCATCACCGACCCACACGTACGCTGTGTTCTGTCGTGTGGAAAGGAGAAAACCCATTGTATGCAGATTTAGAATATTTGCCAAGACACATTCCTATCATGGTGGGGGATTCGGTCAGTACATCAGGGTATAATTCTACTTATCCTGAAGACCAAATGATAGGCATAGTGAGTGAAGTTCATTTAGATGACGACGCTACTTTTTATCGCGCCAAAATTAAGCTTTCAACCAATTTTTACACTATCGATCATGTGTATATGCTAGACTTGGTGGGACAGGAAGAGATAGATTCTTTAAACGTGAAAATCGATCAGCAGTATGAATAG